In the Glycine max cultivar Williams 82 chromosome 6, Glycine_max_v4.0, whole genome shotgun sequence genome, AAATTTGATCATTATATAAATAGAACAAGAGTTAGCAATTTGTGGTTGTTAGAAGTTGAATTCAAATTATTGGATGAGTTGTTCAAGTTCTTGCAACTACCTACTCTACACAACTCCATCCTCTATCTTCTATAACTATTTTTGAGTTGTATTCATCATCTTTGTTCTTCTCCACTATCAAGACAACAAgcacattttaaatttgaaatgtatTCATTGAGTGCTAGTTGTTGGTCTTAATGGTTCCTTATGGTTTTCAAATTTGAACCATGGGAAATCTTCTTAACATTGATCTATAGCAAGTCTTTCATAGATGTTGTTATAACTGCAGTGCTATGTGCTTCAATTTTTATTCTACTGGTTGTTTGTTCTTTGACTAGGACATGCTATCTTCTTTGAGTTTCTTGTTTTAAAATCTTCAAGGATAACGAGGAACTCTTAGCTTTAGAATCAGTGTTTCCAACATTAATGCATGTCTTCAACTAGGCATGTGCTTTTAGACGATGAGACATGCATGTCTTCACGAACATTCTTGGTGCGCAACTTCTTATTACCCCTTAGTCCTGTGTAGTTTCCGATATTTATCCTTTGACTAAGGCTACCCTTAGTAGTCAATACCATGCTCCTAATCATATACAACTTCTAGTATATGCACTTTGacacaaaaaacatgattgccTTTTAGCTTTTCAATAACTTTCCTTTTGGTAGTCTTGCTTTTGAATGCATAATCTATGTCATGAAAAACTTTTACCGAAGGCCTATGTTTCACACCTACTCCATGCTTTGTGAATTTCTCTTATTTAATAACATTCAAAACAATCATTAGTAGTTAAGTTCAAAATACTTAAAGTTTGTTTTCTGATAGTTTGTTGTCATTAAAACTTAGCTTATGGAAGTACTTTGTAGCAGCAAAATTGAACAGTAACAATAGTTTTTCTCCTTTGTCTTGTTTATTTTGAGTGTATACATTTCAAAAGAAAGGCCAAacaatcatttttcaaaaaaataaaattaagtcatAACTAGAAGTACCTTTTTGTCCCAAAATGGCATACCTATAAGAAGGTTAATTAAATGTCAAATACAAagtctaaaatattttctagttACACAAAAAAATATCGTTGAAGCACTAAACtagaatcaaaattattataatggaTGTAATTCATTCAAAGATCTTGCTAACTAGTGTTCTAAAAACaccaattaaagaattaaaagaagaaatgttTTATTGAATATCATATGGGATCACATTTAAAAATCTTGGAGGAGTATATCTTTAcacattcaaataaaaatctttcttttttacttctttaaTCAATGCTCTTGGAGGACTTGTTAAGTTGTTAGCATTTACCTTTAATCAAACACTCACCTAGGTTAAATTGGATCAAGCTTCTCATCGTTTTGTAACtgaaagtttaattaattattagagaTGAATTCCGTGTGTTGCAGGTAGGGACGAATATTTTAGAAAAGTAAAAGAACTGGTTCCCTTCCATCCTTCATTTTATGGAATATATGCTTATTCAGTTATTCTTAAAGTAtggtacttaaaaaaaatgcattatatATTGTCCTATTCTAGGCAatgcaaaattattattatttttttaaaatctttcttTGTTGGCTTAATCCTGTTATGAACTTTGTCACTACATCATTCTCTTATTATTAAGAGTGGAAATTAGTCAGGTAAGCTAAAGACATGTTTTTAGAAAAGTCAATTAGAAAAGACGAGCGAatacatttataaataattatttttaattaaaaaattcctaaataacatataactatatattatttttcagtaaaaataactttaagaaTATTGACCAATTTAATGACAGTTCTACACAAATTAGATGCAGCAACTAGCAATTCATACAATAATTTgtataacattggtttttgcaTCTATCTCTATATCATTATTACATGTAATAAATATTGTTGGGGGAgagaaatagattaaaaaaaattgttatataaattgttacacaaataatatttctcaaaattatttgacgaattttttaaaataaaataaaacttaaaggaAATTTAAGTTATAggttaacaatataaaataatttcacatttaGTCAATCactaattagtgaaatttatttatatgataaatttattaacttttatacttcctctagttttatttataagacttaaattgaaaatagtactttattctttttatgaGACTCAATTCATAATGTTATtcgtattaattatttttagatcaAAATATCTTAACTAACAAACAAATACAAGATAACCAAAGGAGTATTAGGGTCAGTTttcttaaacttaaaaaaattatgaagaaaaaaaatgtttttattaaaaaggtattttttttaaaaagaagatagaatttggtaattaaaaaaaaagtattttttttaagaaaaaccaTTTAAACAGACACtggaaaatagaaaattactttttttaaaaaaaatattttggcaaATAAGCTTAAACAAACTAATCTTAATGACAATgttactttgaaaaaaaaatgtaaaacatatCTAGTGTAgacaaactaatttaattatgtaatcttcattttaataattttgagtcatcaaattgaaactttaattttataataatcattaatATAATTCAATGTGATCTAACAAtaatgaagaattaataattttaaaacttaatcttttataaaaaaataattataatttaatgctTTCtagtttactatttttattaaatagaaatagagaaaattaataaaataaggatGATATAGTTACTCCAAAATAATATTCATTCTCACAACTTTGTCGTTGAACAACaacaatgataataatgatgatctataattttaattataataaatataagtatTCAATTTATGTTGTGATTAAGTTAATCAAacaaactctaaaaaaaattaattgaatgaaatctttaataatatcacataattaaaattaatatatttaaaataattaaaattattattttaaaatagttagcAACTATATCTattgcattaaaaaaacaactatgtctattaaataaaaattgcactatttcaaaaaatttaaaataaattttgactttGTTAATAAatgcatataaaaattattacatattaacattacatcaccaatgaataaaataaacatacaaatattattaattatatagtattatatattcatgtttgttatttttagattattttttaatttatattttttataaaagaaaatagacttgaaataaataaaaaatattttgataatggtttttttatttacttcatAATAATTATGTGATTGAGAAGATATATAATTGCGAAATTACACATATTattatgatttcttttcttttagaaCCATTATTAGGATTATGTGCTATAGaattaaacttatatttttaatgattttagagttaagttaattattttcatttttctctttttttcttattcgaatgttaataaatatgaaatatatattgtataagGAAATATTTGATAAGTAACTTTAATAAACtataatgttttatatattttattttcaataataacCTCATGAAGAATTGACCATCaatatgcttaattttttttaaaaaatacacacaatacttaaaaatttaattaacaattaattttttataataaattataaacggataacaattttatttttaaaatattttataacacgAGTTTTTTTATGATGGAAGATAAAAGCTAATAATTGCACAGAAGTAGCTTGAACATCCAAAACATCCAAAGAAGAGTTGATAAGAGTCACCAACTGACTAAGAAATTGTTCCGCGGCATATTGCCTTCGAAGGTTATGAGTAGATGACAAGCTCCATGCATGAGATTTCAAGCTTTGAATATGTGCAATCATAATAGTGGCATATGGATGCCATTGTTGGACCCCTTGAAGGACCAAGTGAAAGCTAACTTGTAATTGGATTTGGATCCTCTTCCACGAAAAAATACTTGAGAATTTAACCATTGTGCTTTGTATGATTAAAATGAATGGttgaaatatattaatcaaaatacATCACGCCAAAGTGACCAAAGAATCCAACTCCAACCCCTCCATTCGAACTTTgtctctttttatctttttccagACCAATGCAAAGAGAGTCTTCACCCATCCTACTACTTAAGTTTTTTGGAGTGAAGGGAGTAGAGAAGATCTTTCTCGCAATTATCACTCACTAGAAGACATGATTCAATGAAAATTCTGGTATTTTGCACAAAACAGGCAAGATGAAGcccatgatattttttttttacttaatttgaatgtaattatattttcaaaaataatactaagtatatatttaaaaatttataatttaatcaaacatATACATCAGAGTataaaatctaatttttattaaataattagatcttataaataaaattaaaagaaataataattatcttaaaagtcatataattaataatttataattagttgacttttctaataattaatttatatcatacaaataataaattgtaattaattaataatataaaattattttatgtaaaactattttatactggaaataaaaaactataacaAACGCAACTGGCACAGTTTAAAATATTAGTCAAAAAAtctacaaaatcaaattttaaaaaattaaaatacatccTCAACGGCTCAATTTGTAAATGaaaaatgcactaaaaaattatcttggatcctttcaaaacaaaattcggTTCTAAAAATTCTcttgagaaaatatttaaaggaaaaaaaaactccaaaTTAAGCCAATACACACTCATCTCAGAACCAATAACTCCCCAAAAGTAAGATTTATACTGAAAATGCAACTTTATTTATCCGAACAGGAGAAAGGCACATGTCAACACAACCATTTTAACTGTCTTAAATATACACAATTAGCTAACAAACACAAAACACTCCCATAGTGACATGCATAGCAAAATAAACGCGCAACATGACATTAAGTTCCTTATTTCTTGCCACGCAATTTAGCTCCAAGGGCTCTTTCCAACTTGCCAATTATCTGCTGGTTTGGAATGGCCTTTCCTGACTCGTACTCCTGGATCACTTGAGGCTTCTCATTGATCAGCTGCAAGTAACAATGCACGTCATTGATAATGCCTAATtgctaataagaaaaataaagagatcgatgatatattaaaaataattctacTGAAGGGAGAGTAATACTTGAGCAAGCTGAGACTGAGTAAGTTTCTTGTCCATCCTAGCTTGCATTATGGCCTTCTTAAGTTCAGTTGGTACCTTCTCATCTGCACACAAAAAAGTGCAGTCACATTACATGTGCACCAAGGTACGGAGAGATGccattaaagaataaaaacaagatCTTCAAGCCAAGACGAAGAAAAGGAGGCTTTATTTTGGTTCAAGAAATCTAAAACTTGAAAAACAGTGCTACTGTTTGCCATAATTCTCTCATCTATTAAGCAGATCATAttatatgcataaaaaatatacataataagtaaacaaataaaacaacaGGTTCAAGTTTCAACCATTTTTATGCTCACGAAGTCAgggaattttttaatcaaaacctAGAATTAATGATCCAGTGATCTATAGTCGTTCCACATCTCAtcaaacataagaaaaaaaataaaacagaattATGTAGCCAAAATACAGAGGGGTATATTAAGTGAATGTATGAGAGGAGTAAATTTATAACCATTCAATTTTACCTGACACACTCCTAGAAACTATGTGAAACAGATTGTATGCAGGACACAAAGTTATGGCAAAGctcaaagaaaaaatgtttcattTATCTTAGTTGGAAACTGCACATAGGACAACAATGCAGTAATTCACCTTGCAGAAACATCTTTATTTTGGTTGGGAGAGGGGATTACTATCATGAAATTTTTCCTCATGTCTGAATTTATGTCATCATTTCTACCACGTACATATACATTTTCTTATTTGTGCTTAGGTTTAAGATTAACATTGActactcataaaaaaaaataacattgattTCTATATAACTTAAGTATGAGTGacaaaatcaaacaagaaaataaaactagaaACCTACCATAAGATTAATGAATTTCCAAGCAATTATGTGAAAACTTAATATTTAGTAATCATGAACTAACTATCTCAAAAGCTTAAGCTATTATAAATGCTTTTGTATCACACTTATAACACACCCCAAAGATCACTTTGAGTTTAAAGTATGATTAATTCTCAGACTCCCTTACCTTGAGAGAAGAGATTCAACTTTTTATTAGAAGAATGAAGACAGCAAGAATCAAACTTTAGATCACTTGGTCACGCAGGCTCTAATACCATGTCATGAACCAATTACTCTAAAATCTTGAGTTGTTTGGTGAAGATGCATGAATGATCCTATATAACATCCCTAAGTTAGCCGTAGTAAACAACATTTCTAGCTATTGTGGTGGTGATACAGTGATACCTCCAGCTTAAATCATACGCTTCAACCTACCTAGCACATAATTACTATTCACAAAAAAGACAGAACCTCCATAATCTATTAAGATCTATTAAGAGTCAAAAGACAATTGCATAAAAACCAGTAAAATTCTGTagttgaaaaatagaaaagcaGGACAAAGAAGTCATTATTGTTTACATATTTCAGCTCTTGATTCTTCCCATATACTATATTCAAAAGTAGATGCACCGAGGTTCAttcaatggtaaaaaaaatgaaaaaataaagctgtgtatctatctatctatctatctatatgtTGTAATACTCACGAGCTAGACTCTCAGTATCATCATCCAGCCTCTTAGTGTTCAATGAAGTGCTGCTAGATGCTGCTTTATTTGTCCCAGCATTATCTGTAACAACAACAATTGAACAATCACAATTCAAACCATCCAAATACAAAAGCTTAccaaaaacaagaataaaaaaaacacacaaacacacacaagcACACACAAACACATACGACACATCCACGATCATTCCATAAgaaattgttttataaatttttttcccaACCCCCCTTTCCGACTAAATAAATATCAagatcatttttttcctaatcaTTTAAAACACCAAAACATCAAATCCAGCTGCAATAATCCCAAGAAACAAGAAGTTCAGATcctatatttaaaaacaaaagaagaaaagacaATAAATTGATCAATCGGTGAGGGTTTTGGGAAGGAACATTTTTTTAGGGTTTCGATTTCGGCGCCGGAGCGGCGGGCGGCGTTGACGGCTTTCTCATCCTTCTTGGCGGCGGCAGTGGGAGCCTTCTTGCGGAGGACGACGGGTTCCCAATCTTGAGAAAGAGGGCCAACACCTGACATTTCTATGGAATGGTTCTGTGACTGTCTAGGGTTCTTTGCTTTTGTTCGCGAAGCTTCTCAACGACAAGAAAATAATGAAGATGGAAATGGGATTCGGGGACTTTAGTAACTTTCCCTCGTTTTGGATCATTAGATTACTCTAATGGTTTGGATTTTTTCCACTTgttttaaaaggtatttttaatttaattattaatttagttttatatttttttacactttaaaatagtaaaaaataaaaagataaaattacatttttggtTCTCCTAattgtctttaattttgttttgacccctttttaaaattattggcaCATTTAGTCATCCAATTATGTTAGATGTGATTCACAAGTCTAAATTTAGACGTTGATTATTATACATGAATATTGATTGTCATGTGTCACATTCTGATTGGATGTTGACTCTATGAACgatgaaaatgtattgttgttGTCAACGTCCAATTAGAACGCAACACGTGACAGTCATCGTCGTGACACATGATAGTTAATATTTTTCGTAACCGTCAACGTTTAAGTCTAGATTTGAGGATTACATTTATGAGATTAAACATAATTGAAGGACTAAATgcgtcaataattttaaaatggagaccaaaatcaaaattggagaCAACTAAGAGACCAAAAATACAAGTTTGcctaaaaaataacaatgagcGAGCTTGTAGATGAATATTAAAGAGTTATTTAACTTTAACTCGATGTGTGATGTCTTAATGGGAAATTTTATTGCTTGTTGCAGTCCCACAGGTTCAAGTAGGATTATTTTAGGTTGAAGATATCATAAGTTTGTAGtataaaaaaagtcataaaataTGTTGTGATAGTTCTATAATCGCCATATATTTTCTTGACAAACAAAAGGACATCAGTAAAAAAGATTGATGGTTAGAGGTATTCTGGAATTTATGATAATGGATGTGAAAATAGTCATTGGGTTACACTTTGAACAATTCTATCCTGCTTTTGTTCATTCTAGCTACCACTTGGGGGGCAAGAGGCAGAAATTGAAGCAATTTGCAccaaacaaacaatttttttgcaaATAAGAAACCATGACAAAAATACATTTTGGTAGGATTGATATATTCAATTTGCTACAAGTTCACCAACTTCTTTTTTACTCATGTTTTTATGGAACCTATGCCTTCCTTGCTTAAAACTTTTTCTCTTGTGCTTTAGCATGAAAGAGAGTTTGTTGGTGATTTTACTTCACAATCACCTACGGATACTGCTGCTTTTTCCTCAGTCAATGACAATACCAATGTCACCTCCTCcaataaaagttttttcaatAATCACAAGATTCCCAGTAATTCTCATAAAGGACCTAAAGGCAATAAACTTTGTACTCATTGTGGAAAAACCAACCATACTGTTGAAACATGTTTTTTCAAGCATGGATTTCCTGCTGGTTATAGGAATCGTGGTAAAGAAGACTCTTCAAATTTCATGTCTTCTGCTAGCTTGACTGAAGTAGATTCTGATATAACTTCACAAACTGCTGCTTTGGAGGATAGTTCAACTCGAGATAAGTTTTGTTTGTCCAAAGACCAGTACAATGCCATTATAGCTCTTCTTCAACAGACCAAGGATTCTTCTACTTCTGTTAATCACATTCAACATTTTGTGGTTAATCAGTCAGGTATTGAACCTTTTCTCTAGATTCTTGACAATGGTGCCACAAATCACATATGTCCTAATAAatcttccttttcatttcttaagaaaatcaaacctaTTCATGTTAGACTTCCTAACAATAGTTCTCTTACTGCTTTCTTTGCTAGTGATATTCACTTAGGTGATTTGCTTTTGAAGAATGTTCTGTATATTCCTAATTTTTCTGTTCAGTTAGTTTCCATTTCTAAACTGCTTCATACCATTGATTTCTTAGTTCTTTTTTGTAAATCCTTTTGTCTCATTGTGCAAAACTCTAACTTCAAAATGATTGGAGTAGCTAAGCAACACCATGGTCTTTTTCATCTGTAGGATTCCAAtgatttgaagtttttttttctttttttagagaTTGTTGTATTGTTTTGGACAAAATTTTTACTACAGATTCTATTGTAAATGCTATTGATAGTTCCATGCTATGGCATTCTAGGCTAGGTCATACCTCAAATAAAGTTTTGCAACAAAATACTCCCATGGCATCTTTCATGAGACCTTTTGCCCTGAGACTCCTCAGCAGAATGGTATTGCTAAGAGAAAACACCAACATCTTTTAAATGTTGGTTGTGCTTTGTTATTTCAATGTAAACTCCCTATTCATTTTTGGTCTTATGCTATTAGACATGTTGTCTATATTATTAACTGGTTACCATCCTGTTTTTTACTTCATAATAAAACTCCTTTTGAACTTGTTTTTGGTTCTAAACCTGATTTCTCAAACCTCATAACTTTTGGTTGCTTGGCTTTTGCTCACACTTTGGATTTAGGCAGAACTAAGTTTGATAAAAGGGCTTCCAAGTGCATTTTCATTGGTtacaagtctaataaaaaagattatcttCTCTTTATTCTTCATTCCATTCCTTTCTTGTTTCAAGAAATGTGATTTTCTATGATAAAATTTTTCCTTTTGCTGTTGACAACACTAATCATGGAACTTTCAATGGTGTTTCTACTAATTTGTCTAATTTTGATTCTCttgttgatgttgatatttcTACTCAAACTCAAGATTTTCATCAACATTTATCTAATAAGAATCATGTAATAGACCCTTTGTTCATTTCTTCTACTGAATCTGTTTCTCAAAATGATACACTTCCAATCAGTGTAGGTCCTGTAAGATTTTCTActagactcaagaaacctcatAGTTATTTGTTTGACTATCACTGTGGCAATATTTCTTCTCATTTTACTTCTACTCATTCTACAACTCCTTATCCTTAGCAATCCATTCTTTcttattctaaatttttttttaatcatacttCTTTTTTCATGTCTATATCTACTCATTATGAGCCTCATTCCTACAAAGAGGCCAACAAACTTGATTGCTGGAAATAAGCTACGATGGCAGAACTGTTGGCTCTTTAGGCTAACAACACTTGGTCTTTAGTTCAACTTCCTTCAAGCAAACCTATTGTGGGTTGTAGATGGGTTTACAAAGTTAAGTACAAAGCAGATGGTACCTTGGAAAGATATAAAGCTAGGTTGGTAGCTCAGGGTTTCACTCAAACAAAAGGGGTTGATTTCTTTGAAACTTTTTCCCTAGTTGCCAAATTGACTGCTATACGATTTCTTTTATCAGTTGTTGTTGCAAATATTTGGTTTCTTCAGCAGCTTGATGTGGATAATGCCTTTTTATATGAAGACCTTCATGAGGAGGTTTACATGAAGCCTCCCCTGGTATGCCCATTTCTGATCCTAGTCTTGTATATAAGTTGTAGAAATCATTGTATGGCCTCAAAAAAGATAGTAGGCAATGGAATTAGAAGTTGACTTTTGCCCTTCTTCAACTTGGCTATGTTCAAAGCACTTCAGATTATTCCTTGTTTGTCAAGCAAACTCCTTCTTCCTTTACAACATTATTAGTTTATGTTGATGGTGTTGTCTTTACTGGAAATAGTATAGTTGAAATCAATGCATTAAACAACAACTTCATGATCAACTTCACATCAAAGATTTGGGTGATTTAAAGTTTTCTTGGACTTTGAGGTTGCAAGATCTAAGACTGGCTTGATTTTGAATCAGAAAAAGTATTACTTAGAAATACTTTCCGAATTTGGTCTTACTGGTTGCAAACTAGCCAATTCTCCTGCCAATGCTTCTATTAGATTGAACTCTGATGAGGGAGATCTTCTAGAGGATGTCACTTCTTTCAGGAGGCTTATTGGAAGACTTCTTTACTTAACCAATATCCGACCAGACATTGTTTTTGTTGTGCAACAAGTCAGTCAGTTTGTTTCCAAGCCTAGAACTCCTTACTTACAACTTGCCTTAAGAATTCTAAGATATTTGAAGGGTGCTCTAGGCTTAGGTCTTTTTTATCCTGTTGATAATGACCTGAAGATCCAAGCTTTCTTTGATTCTGATTGGGCTACATGTCCAGTTAGTCGCAAGTCAGTCACTGGCTATTGTGTTTTTCTTGGTAATTCCTTGATAATGTATCTTTGTGGTGATCTTCATCTCtattcttgtttctttttgtactttttctGATAATGAATCTGCAATTCATCTTGCAAAGAATCCTTCTTTTCATGAGAGAACAAAACACATTGAAGTGAATTGTCATTTGATTTGAATCAAGATTTATGAAGGCCTCATTCTCTTGTCTCATATTCCTTCTGGATGTCAACTTGCTGATATGTTTACTAAGGCCATGTATCCTACTCCTTTCAAGCAAAATGTGTGCAAGTAGTGCCTTATTGATATACATTGCCCACCTTGAGAGGGGGTATTAGAATGAGATGATTTATCTGTCATCTGCAtttctttttagtcttttagttaataactaattttgttaGTCAGTTATTGACTTACCttcttagttagttagttatctTCCTAACCATAATTTTGCTTGTATATATAGCAAATCttgtaatcttttttttattgattgatcaATGCACAATATTACACAAGGAGAATTTTCAAGTTCTCCAAATTTAGTTCACATTCTTTCATTAAGTGCATTAACTTGAGGATAGAGTTGTGAACTCTCAAGAAAACTTTTGTCCCTGGTAGGTCCACTCTTATAAAATCAATCGttgaaagaataagaaaaagtaCTTAATGAAGATGATACCACTCTTATAAAATCAATCGttgaaagaataagaaaaagtaCTTAATGAAGATGATGTAAGAGTAGAAGCATGTTTTGAATATGATGGAGAATGCTAATGAAAAAAATCATAGTAACCACAACATATGCAATTATTCGTTGTACatatatgaaattattcatGACTCaaagttttaatgaaaattttttttttcaatggttCATTAGAAATTGTTTATAAAGATAATATATTGAATTATGTCGGGCAAGATCTATATTGTTATTACAGTCCACTTAAGTTGTTCTCAATTCCTCGTTATGGTTTGGTTAGCTAGTGTGTGCTTCCATGGACaagtttatttcttttgtgtttGATGCACAAAGAAAAATAACCGAATATCACAAGTATTTCcggtatttttagtttttaatattatgaacattttatttaattcaatcgACAATAACGATTATGCCactaatgaatttaaaaaattagtttcccACCTAAAATGGTGCCGACGGCCGACGACTACATTCACCCCTTAATAGAGAACCAATACTCCAcaaatcataaatcataattcatgtaaattaaaaaaataatgaaagggaAATTTTATGAAACAAACTTATGTAAATagtttacaattaaataaataataacaacgAAGGGCCAAACCAGTAAAAAATACCTTAagactattaaaaaatatttaaccctTACACAAGGTTCCAAGAAAAGAATCTAGCTCTTCAATATTATATTCTTAAATCTATCTGTGTCTAAAAAAATTTGACCatcatatacaaaattatttacttgaccAC is a window encoding:
- the LOC100804567 gene encoding multiprotein-bridging factor 1a encodes the protein MSGVGPLSQDWEPVVLRKKAPTAAAKKDEKAVNAARRSGAEIETLKKYNAGTNKAASSSTSLNTKRLDDDTESLAHEKVPTELKKAIMQARMDKKLTQSQLAQLINEKPQVIQEYESGKAIPNQQIIGKLERALGAKLRGKK
- the LOC102665133 gene encoding uncharacterized mitochondrial protein AtMg00810-like, producing MSSASLTEVDSDITSQTAALEDSSTRDKFCLSKDQYNAIIALLQQTKDSSTSVNHIQHFVVNQSVVVANIWFLQQLDVDNAFLYEDLHEEVYMKPPLKKYYLEILSEFGLTGCKLANSPANASIRLNSDEGDLLEDVTSFRRLIGRLLYLTNIRPDIVFVVQQVSQFVSKPRTPYLQLALRILRYLKGALGLGLFYPVDNDLKIQAFFDSDWATCPVSRKSVTGYCVFLGNSLIMYLCGDLHLYSCFFLYFF